From a single Rhodococcus qingshengii JCM 15477 genomic region:
- a CDS encoding mycofactocin-coupled SDR family oxidoreductase translates to MTQLLAGKVVFITGAARGQGRNHAIRLAQEGADVIAVDVCASVSEDVGYAAATEADLEETARLVRAEGREIVTAVADVRDLEALRAAVASGVDKFGRLDVVIANAGIATWNRFWEMPEEQWSTLVDINLNGVWRTMTAAVPAMIEAGNGGSIVIVSSAAGVAEAPGCAHYSAAKHGLVGLARTAATELGSFDIRVNTIHPGAVETEMGNDPNVGKVLTTHPEYMNSYKWPLTSVPRTTVEDISNAVVYLATDLSRAVTGTKIVIDMGQTMA, encoded by the coding sequence ATGACACAACTGTTGGCAGGCAAGGTCGTTTTCATCACCGGTGCAGCGCGGGGTCAGGGACGCAATCACGCGATTCGACTCGCGCAGGAAGGTGCAGACGTCATCGCTGTCGACGTGTGCGCGTCGGTGTCCGAAGACGTGGGTTACGCGGCCGCGACTGAAGCCGACCTCGAAGAAACGGCTCGTCTCGTGCGAGCGGAGGGGCGCGAGATCGTCACCGCTGTAGCGGACGTCCGTGACCTCGAGGCACTGCGTGCGGCGGTGGCGTCGGGCGTCGACAAGTTCGGTCGCCTCGACGTCGTGATTGCCAATGCGGGCATCGCTACGTGGAACCGCTTCTGGGAGATGCCTGAAGAGCAGTGGTCGACGCTGGTGGACATCAATCTCAATGGTGTCTGGCGCACGATGACAGCTGCGGTTCCTGCAATGATCGAAGCCGGCAACGGTGGTTCCATCGTGATTGTGAGCAGTGCTGCCGGCGTCGCCGAAGCGCCCGGCTGCGCGCACTACTCGGCGGCCAAGCACGGCCTCGTGGGTTTGGCTCGCACTGCTGCAACGGAATTGGGAAGCTTCGACATTCGAGTCAACACCATCCACCCTGGCGCGGTGGAGACCGAGATGGGCAACGATCCCAACGTCGGTAAGGTACTCACTACTCATCCGGAGTACATGAACTCGTACAAGTGGCCGCTCACGTCCGTCCCGCGCACCACCGTCGAGGACATCTCCAACGCCGTCGTCTACCTCGCGACGGACCTCTCCCGCGCGGTCACCGGGACGAAGATCGTCATCGACATGGGTCAGACGATGGCGTAG
- a CDS encoding LutC/YkgG family protein, whose protein sequence is MNSRDVVLGRIRDAITLAAAREGEIPRNYRTGRTMSDEELIDLFVDRLVDYKAHVHHCAATEIAEAVAGILREHGLHTLGIPAGLDRSWVAGFDGTLVVDSPDVPAPELENLDAVVTGSKVSCAETGTIFLDAGPSQGRRALTLVPDTHICVVYRSSVEVGVPEAIAKLTPERPTTMISGPSATSDIELERVEGVHGPRNLHVVIVDG, encoded by the coding sequence ATGAATTCACGTGACGTGGTGCTCGGACGCATTCGTGATGCCATCACCTTGGCGGCCGCCCGCGAAGGCGAGATACCGCGAAACTACCGGACTGGCAGAACCATGTCCGACGAGGAACTCATCGATTTGTTCGTCGACCGTCTGGTGGACTACAAGGCGCACGTTCACCATTGCGCTGCAACAGAAATCGCCGAGGCCGTCGCCGGAATACTGAGAGAGCACGGACTACACACTCTGGGGATCCCCGCCGGCCTCGACCGATCATGGGTAGCCGGATTCGACGGAACGCTGGTGGTGGACAGCCCGGACGTACCGGCTCCTGAACTCGAGAACCTCGACGCCGTTGTCACCGGCTCGAAGGTATCGTGCGCCGAAACCGGCACCATCTTCCTCGACGCCGGTCCATCACAGGGACGCCGTGCGTTGACACTGGTACCGGACACACACATCTGCGTCGTGTATCGCAGCAGTGTGGAAGTGGGAGTGCCGGAGGCGATTGCGAAGCTGACACCGGAGCGCCCCACCACCATGATCAGCGGCCCGTCGGCGACCTCCGACATCGAACTCGAGCGCGTCGAAGGTGTCCATGGTCCGAGGAATCTTCACGTCGTCATCGTCGACGGTTGA
- a CDS encoding LutB/LldF family L-lactate oxidation iron-sulfur protein, whose protein sequence is MSAVTLGLPSFPPRSPEGAGFLRGTEKFPVAAHHELANAQLRRNIGKATHTIRAKRINVTGELPDWEDLRDAGSAIKADVMARLPELLEQFEAAVIARGGQVHWAADANEANAIVTELVKATGSDEVIKVKSMATQEIGLNEHLEAHGITAYETDLAELIVQLGHDKPSHILVPAIHRNRSEIREIFLREMPDVDPNLGENPAELAAAARKFLRHKFMTTPVAVSGANFGIADTGTLTVVESEGNGRMCLTLPKTLITVMGIEKILPTYQDLEVFLQLLPRSSTGERMNPYTSMWTGVTPDDGPQEFHLVLLDNGRTAALADKIGREALSCIRCSACLNVCPVYERTGGHAYGSTYPGPIGAVLTPQLAGMHGKDDPNSTLPFASSLCGACFDACPVKIDIPSLLVELRHQKVAQSGVTAESLAMKAASLAMSTEGRWTLAQKAAGLGRVVAGRKGKISTLPPPLNGWTAARDIPAPPKQTFRSWWDSDEGRAALDEARRDGKADR, encoded by the coding sequence ATGAGCGCTGTGACGCTGGGTCTGCCCAGCTTCCCGCCGAGGTCGCCCGAGGGTGCAGGGTTCCTGCGAGGTACTGAGAAATTCCCCGTCGCAGCACATCACGAGCTGGCCAACGCGCAACTGCGACGCAATATCGGCAAGGCGACGCACACCATCCGTGCCAAGCGCATCAACGTGACTGGAGAGCTTCCCGATTGGGAAGACCTGCGTGATGCGGGTTCGGCGATCAAGGCCGACGTCATGGCGCGGTTGCCGGAACTGCTCGAACAGTTCGAAGCTGCAGTCATCGCGCGCGGTGGGCAGGTGCATTGGGCGGCAGATGCCAACGAGGCCAACGCCATTGTGACCGAACTTGTCAAAGCCACCGGCTCCGACGAGGTCATCAAGGTCAAGTCGATGGCCACGCAGGAGATCGGTCTCAACGAGCATCTCGAAGCCCACGGAATCACCGCCTACGAGACCGATCTCGCGGAATTGATCGTCCAACTCGGCCATGACAAACCGTCGCACATCCTGGTTCCCGCGATCCATCGCAACAGGTCCGAGATTCGGGAGATATTCCTTCGTGAGATGCCAGATGTCGATCCGAACCTCGGGGAGAACCCGGCCGAACTTGCCGCAGCTGCACGAAAGTTCTTACGCCACAAGTTCATGACGACGCCGGTCGCCGTCTCCGGCGCCAATTTCGGCATCGCGGACACGGGCACTCTGACCGTCGTGGAGTCGGAGGGCAACGGGCGAATGTGCCTGACGCTGCCGAAAACACTGATCACCGTTATGGGCATCGAGAAGATTCTGCCGACGTATCAGGATCTGGAGGTCTTCCTGCAACTGCTGCCGCGGTCCTCGACGGGGGAGCGGATGAACCCGTACACCTCCATGTGGACCGGCGTCACGCCCGACGACGGTCCACAGGAGTTCCACCTGGTCCTCCTCGACAACGGTCGGACTGCCGCGCTTGCCGACAAGATCGGGAGGGAAGCCCTGAGCTGCATACGGTGCTCGGCGTGTCTGAACGTGTGCCCGGTCTACGAGCGCACCGGCGGTCACGCCTACGGATCGACCTATCCGGGACCGATCGGCGCGGTGCTGACTCCGCAGCTCGCGGGCATGCATGGCAAAGACGATCCCAACTCGACGCTTCCCTTTGCCTCGAGTCTGTGCGGTGCGTGCTTCGACGCCTGCCCGGTCAAGATCGACATACCCTCGCTGCTCGTCGAATTGCGGCACCAGAAGGTCGCGCAATCCGGTGTCACAGCAGAGTCTTTGGCGATGAAAGCCGCCTCTCTGGCGATGTCGACCGAGGGCCGGTGGACGTTGGCTCAGAAAGCTGCCGGGCTCGGACGCGTCGTGGCCGGCAGGAAAGGGAAGATCTCTACGTTGCCACCTCCATTGAACGGTTGGACAGCTGCCAGAGACATTCCCGCACCGCCCAAGCAGACCTTCCGATCCTGGTGGGACTCCGACGAAGGCCGCGCGGCATTGGACGAGGCTCGTCGTGACGGGAAGGCGGACAGATGA
- a CDS encoding (Fe-S)-binding protein encodes MRVALFATCIGDTMFPDAVKATALLLTRLGHDVVFPSGQTCCGQMHVNTGYQPGALPLVANYADTFGDASIDAVVAPSGSCVGSVRHQHEIVAERYGTASLCGQVQTVKAKTYELSEFLVDVLGVTDVGAYFPHRVTYHPTCHSLRMLRVGDKPLQLLRNVRDIDLVELPEADSCCGFGGTFAIKNAETSTAMLADKIRHVADTGAEFCSAGDSSCLMHIGGGMSRLQMGAKTIHLAEILASVESRVRA; translated from the coding sequence ATGCGAGTAGCGCTGTTCGCCACCTGCATCGGGGACACGATGTTTCCCGACGCCGTCAAGGCCACCGCCCTCCTGCTCACCCGTCTCGGGCACGACGTCGTGTTTCCGTCCGGGCAGACCTGCTGCGGGCAGATGCACGTCAATACCGGCTATCAGCCGGGCGCACTACCGCTGGTCGCGAACTACGCCGACACCTTCGGTGATGCGTCGATCGACGCGGTTGTCGCACCATCGGGGTCGTGCGTCGGCTCGGTCCGTCATCAACACGAGATCGTCGCCGAGCGCTACGGCACCGCGTCGCTGTGTGGACAGGTGCAGACCGTGAAGGCAAAGACGTACGAGCTCTCCGAATTCCTCGTGGACGTTCTCGGGGTCACCGATGTGGGCGCGTACTTCCCGCACCGGGTCACCTATCACCCGACCTGTCACTCACTGCGGATGCTGAGGGTAGGGGACAAGCCACTTCAGTTGCTGCGCAACGTCCGCGACATCGATCTGGTCGAACTCCCCGAAGCAGATTCCTGCTGTGGATTCGGCGGCACCTTCGCCATCAAGAATGCGGAGACTTCGACGGCCATGCTGGCGGACAAGATTCGCCACGTTGCGGACACCGGCGCCGAATTCTGCAGCGCCGGAGACTCGTCCTGCCTCATGCACATCGGCGGCGGTATGTCACGACTGCAGATGGGCGCCAAGACTATTCACCTCGCGGAGATTCTGGCGTCGGTGGAAAGCCGGGTGCGCGCATGA
- a CDS encoding FadR/GntR family transcriptional regulator, whose protein sequence is MPTEPSPRAWEQVLSHLERRLVSGEVSPGQRLPGERILAAELGVGRSSVREALRVMEALGLLKAQTGSGPTSGAMIVAKPTGGMTMLMRMQVAAQGFPVSDVVKTRLVLESEVMQSLASRTPTPDLRAAVELLDSMEDAALSAEEFLLLDAQFHVALADAAGNQVIAAMMTGLRESIEAYVLAGVQIDSWPSTCMRLRDEHRGLVDAVNAGDGELARQRIVGHIRGYYSESAHSSR, encoded by the coding sequence ATGCCGACCGAGCCGAGCCCGCGAGCGTGGGAACAAGTACTGAGCCACCTCGAACGTCGGCTCGTTTCAGGCGAGGTGTCTCCTGGCCAGCGCCTGCCGGGAGAGAGAATTCTGGCAGCAGAGTTGGGCGTCGGACGGTCATCGGTCCGAGAAGCGTTGCGGGTCATGGAAGCACTCGGCCTCCTCAAGGCGCAGACTGGCTCCGGCCCGACGTCCGGCGCGATGATCGTAGCCAAACCGACCGGCGGTATGACCATGCTGATGCGGATGCAGGTTGCAGCACAAGGCTTTCCGGTCTCGGATGTGGTGAAGACACGACTCGTTCTCGAATCCGAGGTGATGCAATCCCTGGCATCGCGGACTCCGACGCCCGACCTCCGCGCGGCCGTCGAACTGCTCGACTCGATGGAGGACGCAGCTCTCTCGGCCGAGGAATTCTTGCTACTCGACGCACAGTTCCACGTGGCGCTCGCCGACGCGGCGGGCAATCAGGTGATCGCAGCCATGATGACCGGCCTGCGCGAGTCCATCGAGGCCTACGTTCTCGCGGGCGTCCAGATCGACAGCTGGCCGAGCACCTGCATGCGACTGCGTGACGAACACCGAGGATTGGTGGATGCGGTCAACGCGGGTGACGGCGAACTCGCACGTCAGCGCATAGTCGGACACATCCGCGGTTACTACTCGGAAAGCGCGCACTCCAGCCGGTGA
- a CDS encoding TenA family protein translates to MSRSSDLLARQQSNLAAARAVPFIEDTIGGTLSDEGFRRYLVIEEAFVLTAVKVLGLVVAESPTLDDALDHVTSMSNLVGEQREYFAQLRSRFPYEGDAAALVEESAVLSTHALALAREEGRAAALVGMYAAETLYLSWCREAAAVKVDREPALQDWVDMHVAPPFVSQVAVLACEVDAMPKSVSDEDLDRWFSGMLAAEIDFHNVVV, encoded by the coding sequence ATGAGTCGCTCCTCAGACCTGCTCGCGCGGCAGCAGAGTAATCTCGCTGCCGCGCGGGCGGTTCCATTCATCGAGGACACCATCGGCGGGACGTTGAGTGATGAGGGATTCCGCCGGTACCTCGTGATCGAAGAGGCATTTGTACTGACGGCCGTCAAGGTGTTGGGGTTGGTGGTCGCCGAATCCCCGACGCTCGACGACGCGCTCGACCACGTGACGTCGATGTCGAACCTGGTGGGCGAGCAGCGCGAGTATTTCGCGCAGTTGCGTTCCCGCTTCCCGTACGAGGGTGACGCAGCGGCGCTGGTCGAGGAGTCGGCCGTGCTGTCCACGCACGCCTTGGCCCTCGCTCGCGAAGAGGGCAGGGCGGCGGCGCTGGTGGGCATGTACGCCGCGGAAACCCTGTATCTGTCGTGGTGCCGGGAGGCGGCGGCAGTGAAGGTAGATCGCGAACCAGCGTTGCAGGACTGGGTGGACATGCATGTCGCTCCGCCGTTCGTGTCTCAGGTGGCGGTGCTGGCGTGCGAGGTGGACGCCATGCCGAAGTCCGTGAGCGACGAGGACCTGGATCGGTGGTTCTCGGGCATGCTGGCCGCAGAGATCGATTTTCACAACGTGGTGGTGTGA
- a CDS encoding glutamine amidotransferase — translation MGKRVLIAGESWMTTSTHVKGVDEFSVHSYVEGVGPLRDALTSRGHDVTHMPAHLVPTQFPGTAEALSQFDVVVLSDIGANSLQLAPGVFDQFRAGEDRLVALRDWVNAGGSLMMIGGYLSFSGFQARAAFRQTAIAEVLPVTMLAEDDRVETPAGIVPTVVDAAHPALGNAGDSWPALLGYNRVVAKDGAVVPATINGDPLVAAGEYGAGRSIVFTSDCSPHWAPPEFCEQWPGYTDLFDGLISWVAGE, via the coding sequence ATGGGTAAACGAGTACTGATCGCCGGCGAGAGCTGGATGACGACGTCGACGCACGTCAAGGGCGTCGACGAGTTCAGTGTCCATTCCTACGTCGAGGGAGTCGGCCCGCTTCGGGATGCGCTCACCTCACGTGGCCACGACGTGACACACATGCCCGCACACCTGGTGCCGACGCAGTTCCCCGGTACCGCAGAAGCACTGTCGCAGTTCGACGTCGTCGTTCTCTCCGACATCGGAGCGAACTCGCTGCAGCTGGCTCCCGGCGTGTTCGACCAGTTCCGCGCCGGCGAGGATCGCCTTGTCGCGCTTCGTGACTGGGTGAACGCCGGCGGCTCACTGATGATGATCGGTGGTTACCTCTCGTTCTCCGGGTTCCAGGCGCGAGCAGCTTTCCGCCAGACCGCGATCGCCGAGGTACTGCCCGTGACGATGCTGGCCGAGGACGATCGCGTCGAGACACCGGCTGGGATCGTTCCCACCGTCGTCGATGCTGCTCACCCGGCTCTCGGTAATGCCGGCGATTCCTGGCCCGCGCTCCTGGGATACAACCGCGTCGTCGCGAAGGACGGTGCCGTGGTTCCCGCCACCATCAACGGCGATCCGCTTGTCGCTGCCGGTGAATACGGCGCCGGACGGTCGATCGTCTTCACCTCGGACTGCTCGCCGCACTGGGCTCCGCCGGAGTTCTGTGAGCAGTGGCCCGGATACACCGACCTGTTCGACGGCTTGATCAGTTGGGTCGCCGGCGAATGA
- a CDS encoding phosphotriesterase family protein, whose protein sequence is MATPAVRTVGACTLMSKVRTVTGTVDSSELGLVLPHEHLHNDVTGAYTEAPDPVVAQRLAGPVRAEDAWLLHDNPYYSLDNCRVDDGSAVVEDLADFARLGGRTIVDLTPPGLGRAPEKLAEFSRKSDVRVIMGSGWYLETTHPVEVHELGVDDLAGSLVEEFDPAKELAPGVIGEIGVSPLFTQNEAKALRAACIAQREVDVPLFVHLPGWQRVGHHVVDIVVDEMGVDPQAVVLCHMDPSGHDADYQRSLADRGVFLEFDMIGMPFDFPGEGLSPHPAETATAVAGLVTSGHASQLLLSHDLFLKSMLRKHGGNGFSYVPLAFAARLVRAGVDPQQVSALMRDNPRSLFEQAAKGNRSSHG, encoded by the coding sequence GTGGCGACACCTGCAGTCCGCACCGTCGGGGCCTGCACGCTCATGAGCAAGGTTCGTACCGTCACGGGAACCGTGGACAGCTCGGAACTCGGACTGGTTCTCCCACACGAACATCTGCACAACGACGTCACCGGTGCGTACACCGAGGCCCCGGATCCGGTTGTGGCGCAGCGGTTGGCTGGTCCGGTACGCGCCGAGGATGCCTGGCTTCTTCACGACAATCCGTACTACAGTCTTGACAATTGTCGAGTCGACGACGGATCGGCCGTGGTGGAAGACCTTGCGGACTTCGCCCGCCTCGGTGGTCGGACGATCGTCGATCTGACACCGCCGGGACTGGGCCGGGCACCGGAGAAGCTGGCGGAGTTCTCGCGAAAGTCAGACGTGCGAGTGATCATGGGTTCAGGGTGGTACCTCGAGACGACCCATCCGGTCGAGGTCCACGAACTCGGTGTCGACGATCTGGCAGGTTCGCTCGTCGAGGAGTTCGATCCGGCAAAGGAATTGGCTCCTGGCGTGATCGGGGAGATCGGAGTCTCCCCGCTCTTCACTCAGAACGAGGCGAAAGCGTTGCGGGCGGCATGCATCGCCCAGCGCGAGGTGGACGTGCCCCTGTTCGTCCACCTTCCGGGCTGGCAGCGCGTGGGACATCACGTCGTCGACATCGTGGTCGACGAGATGGGCGTCGATCCGCAAGCAGTGGTCCTGTGCCACATGGACCCGTCCGGACACGACGCCGACTACCAACGATCGCTCGCCGACCGCGGTGTCTTTCTCGAGTTCGACATGATCGGGATGCCTTTCGATTTCCCCGGCGAGGGTCTTTCTCCACATCCGGCGGAAACAGCCACTGCGGTAGCCGGATTGGTCACCTCCGGTCACGCATCACAGCTCCTGCTCAGTCACGACCTCTTCCTCAAATCAATGCTCAGAAAGCACGGCGGAAACGGATTCTCCTACGTACCACTCGCCTTCGCCGCCCGATTGGTGCGCGCAGGCGTAGATCCCCAGCAAGTGTCCGCATTGATGCGAGACAACCCGAGGTCGCTCTTCGAGCAGGCCGCGAAAGGAAACAGAAGCAGTCATGGGTAA
- a CDS encoding ABC transporter permease: protein MTTLEKPQAPIERKLAAKPSLWDSVNKPTLAMLAVTVAVAAVFSATTSSFLTFTNLSNLATQIAPVLIIAVAMTFVITAGQIDLSVGAIVAFVAAMSAELIQAGVDSSLVFVAAPVMGAAWGLVNGWLAAYQGIPPFIVTLATMSVIRGIALYRTEGFSVPVPADTYFAKLGTAEFLGFSASAWIALVVVVIGAIALNRMRFGRYVTGIGSNVESVRRSGVNTRRVLMMTLVFTGLAAGIAGLLIAARLGSGSANSATGFELTVITAVVLGGTNLFGGRGTVIGTVIGAVLTGIIANGLTLLGVSPFLTPIITGVVLLLAIWINMRGHTLSALWRHLQSAPSGPARS from the coding sequence ATGACCACTCTCGAGAAGCCCCAGGCGCCGATCGAGCGCAAGCTCGCCGCGAAACCCTCCTTGTGGGACAGCGTCAACAAGCCCACCCTCGCGATGCTGGCGGTGACAGTTGCTGTCGCAGCCGTCTTCTCGGCGACCACGTCGTCGTTCCTGACATTCACGAACCTGTCGAACCTGGCAACCCAGATCGCTCCGGTTCTGATCATCGCGGTGGCGATGACTTTCGTGATCACGGCAGGTCAGATCGACCTGTCCGTCGGTGCGATCGTCGCGTTCGTCGCGGCGATGAGTGCCGAGCTTATCCAGGCCGGCGTCGATTCGTCCCTGGTCTTCGTCGCCGCCCCGGTGATGGGTGCAGCCTGGGGCCTGGTCAACGGATGGCTCGCTGCCTATCAGGGCATTCCGCCGTTCATCGTGACTCTGGCGACGATGTCCGTCATTCGCGGTATCGCGCTGTATCGGACCGAAGGATTCTCCGTTCCGGTTCCGGCCGACACTTACTTCGCCAAGCTCGGAACTGCTGAGTTCCTCGGGTTCTCCGCCAGCGCCTGGATTGCTCTCGTCGTCGTGGTCATCGGAGCAATTGCGCTCAACCGCATGCGCTTCGGGCGCTACGTCACCGGTATCGGATCCAACGTCGAATCCGTGCGACGGTCCGGCGTCAACACGCGTCGTGTGCTCATGATGACGCTCGTCTTCACCGGCCTGGCTGCCGGCATCGCGGGACTGCTGATCGCGGCTCGACTGGGCTCGGGTTCGGCCAACTCCGCAACGGGATTCGAGCTCACCGTGATCACCGCGGTGGTTCTCGGTGGCACCAATCTCTTCGGCGGTCGCGGCACCGTGATCGGTACCGTCATCGGCGCCGTCCTGACCGGAATCATCGCCAACGGACTGACCCTGCTCGGCGTGAGCCCGTTCCTGACGCCGATCATCACCGGTGTCGTTCTGCTACTGGCCATCTGGATCAACATGCGCGGACATACACTGAGCGCGCTGTGGCGACACCTGCAGTCCGCACCGTCGGGGCCTGCACGCTCATGA
- a CDS encoding ATP-binding cassette domain-containing protein, whose product MAPPLIELSGITKSYGPVKSLQGVDLRLAKGEVLGVVGDNGAGKSTLMKILAGAVQHDGGEMRVNGEPVRFSTPLDAQQKKIGIVYQDLALCDTLDVASNLFLGREPRKGPFLDRHAMHEKAAHILADLHVKVKSTYQEIGQLSGGQRQTVAIARAVSFRPDVLILDEPTAALAVAEVESVLKLITDVAAAGVGVILVTHRLQDLFRVCDRITVMYEGQSVDDVPIGDLNIESLVGLITRTPVPQRTSAATQGATA is encoded by the coding sequence ATGGCACCTCCACTGATCGAACTCTCGGGCATCACCAAGTCGTACGGACCGGTGAAGTCCCTTCAAGGAGTGGACCTTCGGCTGGCGAAGGGTGAAGTACTCGGAGTGGTCGGCGACAACGGCGCCGGTAAGTCCACTCTGATGAAGATTCTCGCCGGTGCGGTTCAGCACGACGGCGGCGAAATGCGCGTCAACGGTGAACCAGTGCGCTTTTCGACGCCTCTCGACGCCCAGCAGAAGAAGATCGGAATCGTCTACCAGGATCTGGCTCTGTGCGACACGCTGGATGTCGCCAGCAACCTGTTCCTCGGCAGAGAACCGCGAAAAGGCCCCTTCCTCGACCGGCATGCCATGCACGAGAAGGCGGCTCACATTCTTGCCGACCTGCATGTCAAGGTGAAGTCGACCTACCAGGAGATCGGGCAACTGTCCGGCGGACAGCGGCAAACCGTCGCGATCGCCCGCGCTGTCTCCTTCCGCCCAGACGTACTGATCCTCGACGAGCCCACCGCAGCGCTTGCCGTCGCCGAGGTCGAGTCGGTGCTCAAGCTGATCACGGACGTCGCAGCGGCCGGCGTGGGCGTCATTCTCGTGACACACCGCCTGCAGGACCTGTTCCGCGTGTGTGACCGAATCACGGTCATGTACGAGGGGCAGAGTGTCGACGACGTTCCGATCGGCGACCTCAACATCGAGTCCCTCGTCGGACTCATCACTCGAACTCCGGTGCCGCAACGGACATCGGCAGCAACACAGGGAGCCACGGCATGA
- a CDS encoding substrate-binding domain-containing protein encodes MMKRALPLALGAAVALTLTACDSASSSDSKDASGGSSIPQPTRVAESCDGTNGKLKVGLVTINLQALYFNQINNAAKNVADKAGVDLQIISGNDDSVAQANAFDNLIAAGVDAIIVDAIDTDGIKPSVVKAKNAGIPVVAVDATIDDPALSTQVGTANAEGGAKIGNTLADVANNTGTVGIVGALNSTVQLERQKGFTETVTGRGMTVGTVVDGRNIQENAQTAAENLLTGGGDMKYVYATGEPALIGLVAAVNSQKAQDRIEAVGWDLSDQAVGGLKAGWLKGVVQQNTFEFGHEAMNSAIDLACGRGAPANIPVPTQIVTPENVADYMYYLEK; translated from the coding sequence ATGATGAAACGTGCATTGCCTCTGGCGCTGGGAGCTGCAGTCGCGCTCACGCTCACCGCTTGTGACTCGGCTTCGTCGAGTGACTCGAAGGACGCATCGGGGGGCTCGTCCATCCCGCAGCCGACCCGGGTCGCCGAAAGCTGTGACGGGACGAACGGCAAGCTCAAGGTCGGTCTGGTGACCATCAACCTCCAGGCGCTGTACTTCAACCAGATCAACAATGCCGCGAAGAACGTCGCGGACAAGGCAGGCGTCGACCTGCAGATCATCAGCGGCAACGACGATTCCGTCGCGCAGGCCAACGCCTTCGACAATCTGATCGCCGCCGGAGTCGACGCGATCATCGTCGATGCAATCGACACGGACGGAATCAAGCCGTCGGTGGTCAAGGCCAAGAACGCGGGCATCCCCGTCGTCGCGGTCGACGCGACCATCGACGATCCGGCACTGTCGACTCAGGTCGGTACGGCCAACGCCGAGGGTGGCGCCAAGATCGGAAACACCTTGGCCGACGTCGCGAACAACACCGGAACGGTCGGTATCGTCGGCGCGCTCAACAGTACTGTCCAGTTGGAGCGGCAGAAGGGCTTCACGGAGACCGTGACCGGCCGCGGAATGACCGTCGGCACCGTCGTGGACGGACGTAACATTCAGGAGAACGCACAGACCGCGGCGGAGAACCTGCTGACCGGCGGTGGCGACATGAAGTACGTCTACGCAACCGGTGAGCCGGCACTGATCGGTCTCGTCGCGGCGGTCAACAGTCAGAAGGCGCAGGATCGCATCGAAGCAGTCGGTTGGGATCTTTCGGATCAGGCGGTAGGCGGACTCAAAGCCGGTTGGCTTAAAGGCGTGGTCCAGCAGAACACCTTCGAATTCGGCCATGAGGCAATGAATTCGGCAATCGACCTGGCTTGCGGACGCGGCGCTCCGGCAAACATCCCGGTTCCCACCCAGATCGTGACCCCGGAGAACGTGGCCGACTACATGTACTACTTGGAGAAGTAA